One window of Desulfarculus baarsii DSM 2075 genomic DNA carries:
- a CDS encoding glycosyltransferase, with product MRRFLFITYAFPPMGGAGVQRPVKFVKYIGRHGWRPVVVTAANHSGPTRDASLSGDLPPDLLIERVKSLEPAVGQATFGGAGGDGATLRSLAGRLANNLLFPDRHVLWLATALGPTLAVARRQRVQAVYVSGPPFSSFFLAEQVARKLNLPLLLDFRDEWSGYYSKGFQPGAHGLWDRLVSAQERRLVNRAAVVTAASPAYCRRFRFLYGGFDKYVWIPNGYDPDDFAGQLPGPLPRQAGRLHIVYAGTVFGVTSLEPLWRGLRLLPPGMRQHITVEICGRVTGGEVTEPRIPGLRVEAKGYLPHAQVIERMMRADALLLTLADLPGSERVIPGKIFEYAAAGRPLLAICPPGEAAALVEAIGGTRVAPNKPHAVADVLAAWLNQPPPPRQTPPPEFDRARLTMLLAQALDKAVGR from the coding sequence TTGCGGCGATTCTTGTTCATCACCTACGCCTTTCCGCCCATGGGTGGGGCCGGCGTGCAGCGGCCGGTCAAGTTCGTCAAGTATATCGGCCGCCACGGCTGGCGGCCGGTGGTGGTCACCGCCGCCAATCACTCCGGCCCCACCCGCGACGCCAGCCTGAGCGGCGACCTGCCGCCGGATTTGCTCATCGAACGCGTCAAAAGCCTGGAGCCCGCCGTGGGCCAGGCGACCTTTGGCGGCGCGGGCGGCGATGGCGCGACGTTGCGCTCCCTGGCCGGCCGCCTGGCCAACAACCTGCTTTTCCCCGACCGCCACGTGCTCTGGCTGGCCACGGCCCTGGGCCCGACCCTGGCCGTGGCTCGGCGTCAGCGGGTGCAGGCCGTTTACGTCAGCGGCCCGCCGTTTTCCAGCTTTTTTTTGGCCGAGCAGGTGGCGCGCAAGCTCAATCTGCCGTTGTTGTTGGATTTTCGCGACGAGTGGAGCGGCTATTACAGCAAGGGCTTCCAGCCCGGGGCCCATGGTTTGTGGGACAGGCTGGTCAGCGCCCAGGAGCGACGGCTGGTGAACCGAGCCGCCGTGGTCACCGCCGCCAGCCCGGCCTATTGCCGGCGCTTTCGCTTCCTCTACGGCGGGTTCGACAAATACGTCTGGATCCCCAACGGCTACGACCCCGACGACTTCGCCGGCCAGCTACCCGGCCCATTGCCGCGTCAGGCCGGCCGCCTGCACATCGTCTACGCCGGCACGGTCTTTGGCGTGACCAGCCTGGAGCCCCTGTGGCGGGGCCTGCGCCTGCTGCCGCCGGGCATGCGCCAACACATCACCGTGGAGATCTGCGGCCGGGTGACCGGCGGCGAGGTGACCGAACCACGCATCCCCGGCCTGCGCGTGGAGGCCAAGGGCTATCTGCCCCACGCCCAGGTCATCGAGCGGATGATGCGGGCCGACGCCCTGCTGCTGACCCTGGCCGATCTGCCCGGCTCCGAGCGGGTCATTCCGGGCAAGATTTTTGAATACGCCGCCGCCGGTCGGCCGCTGCTGGCCATCTGCCCGCCCGGCGAGGCCGCCGCCCTGGTCGAGGCCATCGGCGGGACGCGGGTGGCCCCCAACAAGCCCCATGCCGTGGCCGACGTGTTGGCCGCCTGGCTCAATCAGCCGCCGCCGCCGCGCCAAACGCCGCCGCCCGAGTTCGACCGCGCGCGCCTGACCATGCTCCTGGCCCAGGCCCTGGATAAAGCCGTGGGCCGTTAG
- a CDS encoding tetratricopeptide repeat protein, translating into MIGSTGGRKPLGAAWGVALGLALGLILCATAALADGQAFLAKGKAYFEAGKFKEASVELRNAIKDDPRLADAHYYLGLTYLKLGDPVQAYRVLFNVVQLDDNNLDAKIKLGQVSLLARRGDEAAELANNVLKRQPKNIDALILLGQAYSSQDKAEEAVRALGQAKQLDPKRSDVYVLLAQEYIKLDRYDQALADLAQSVALAPDMLTPRLLTLQVYMKQNKLDQAEKTLREAIAMRPQEARLQLMLVELLMRRQKSDEAGKTLREIIARHPENESYRLSLARFYETTGQEKKAEETYLEAVRMAPDSIWPSILTATFYASRGQGHKAQAYLDQAKKIAPDSPVPPTAMAELNLEQGRVELAQKQIKQVLARWPKNAAALTLQGRIQLEDGQAQQAVASFTQVIGDMPESPEAYFYRAMAYQALGERQLAQADVAKTISLAPENIRARFFMASLQAQGGEVTQAIGEVNEIIKQEPKNAEAMSMRGQLYMSQGNLSQAEADFNALTRLRPDMAVGYYLMGRLLETRKDPVKAAAQYELALAKDPDYLPALRRVVFLDLQQGQAQRAVARVESQLAKAKRKDAVHTFLADVYQRLGQTAISRQQYERALAINPENTSAMLGLATLSRFDGDLDKASQLLDRVLVLEPTSLVALVSRGQLHEQADQPTQAEADYRQALRQNADFVPAINNLAYLLAGQGGDKNLNEALTLAQRAKRLSPSDPRVLDTLGWVLSLRGAHASALPELEEARKLAPTDASVYYHLGSTLAKMGRANEAKKALRDGLAQKGDQTTRQEIQKLLQELGGGE; encoded by the coding sequence ATGATCGGTTCGACTGGCGGCCGCAAGCCCCTGGGCGCGGCCTGGGGGGTGGCCTTGGGTTTGGCCCTGGGCTTGATCCTGTGCGCGACGGCGGCCCTGGCCGACGGCCAAGCGTTTCTGGCCAAAGGCAAGGCCTACTTCGAGGCGGGCAAATTCAAGGAAGCATCGGTGGAGCTACGCAACGCCATCAAAGACGATCCGCGCCTGGCCGACGCTCATTATTACCTGGGCCTGACCTACCTCAAGCTGGGTGACCCGGTCCAGGCCTACCGCGTGTTGTTCAACGTCGTGCAGCTAGACGACAACAACCTCGACGCCAAGATCAAGCTGGGCCAGGTCTCGCTGTTGGCCCGGCGCGGCGACGAGGCCGCGGAGTTGGCCAACAACGTGCTCAAGCGCCAGCCCAAAAACATCGACGCCCTGATCCTGCTGGGTCAGGCCTACAGCAGCCAGGACAAGGCCGAAGAGGCCGTGCGCGCCCTCGGCCAAGCCAAGCAGCTCGACCCCAAGCGCTCCGACGTTTACGTGCTGCTGGCCCAGGAATACATCAAGCTCGACCGCTACGATCAGGCCCTGGCCGACCTGGCCCAGTCCGTCGCCCTGGCCCCGGACATGCTCACCCCGCGCCTGCTGACGCTTCAGGTTTACATGAAGCAAAACAAGCTGGACCAGGCCGAAAAAACCCTGCGCGAGGCCATCGCCATGCGGCCCCAGGAGGCCCGGCTTCAGTTGATGCTGGTGGAGTTGCTCATGCGCCGACAAAAGTCCGACGAGGCCGGCAAAACCCTGCGGGAAATCATCGCCCGCCACCCCGAGAACGAATCGTACCGCCTCTCGCTGGCCCGTTTCTACGAGACCACCGGCCAGGAGAAAAAGGCCGAGGAGACCTATCTGGAAGCCGTGCGCATGGCCCCGGACTCCATCTGGCCCAGCATCCTCACCGCCACGTTCTACGCCTCGCGGGGCCAGGGTCACAAGGCCCAGGCCTATCTGGACCAGGCCAAGAAAATCGCCCCCGATTCGCCCGTGCCGCCGACCGCCATGGCCGAACTGAACCTGGAGCAGGGTCGCGTGGAGTTGGCCCAAAAGCAGATCAAGCAGGTCTTGGCCCGCTGGCCCAAAAACGCCGCCGCCCTGACCTTGCAGGGCCGCATCCAGCTTGAGGACGGCCAGGCCCAACAGGCCGTGGCCAGCTTCACCCAGGTCATCGGCGACATGCCCGAAAGCCCCGAGGCCTATTTCTATAGGGCCATGGCTTATCAGGCCCTGGGCGAACGCCAGTTGGCCCAGGCCGACGTGGCCAAAACCATCTCCCTGGCCCCCGAAAACATCCGAGCCCGCTTTTTCATGGCCAGCCTCCAGGCCCAGGGCGGCGAGGTCACCCAGGCCATCGGCGAGGTCAACGAGATCATCAAGCAGGAGCCCAAAAACGCCGAGGCCATGAGCATGCGCGGCCAGCTTTACATGAGCCAGGGCAACCTGAGCCAGGCCGAGGCCGACTTCAACGCCTTGACGCGCCTGCGGCCGGACATGGCCGTGGGCTACTACCTCATGGGCCGTCTGCTGGAGACGCGCAAGGATCCGGTCAAGGCCGCGGCTCAATACGAGCTGGCCCTGGCCAAGGATCCCGACTACCTGCCGGCCCTGCGCCGCGTGGTCTTCCTCGACCTGCAACAAGGCCAGGCCCAACGGGCCGTGGCCCGCGTGGAGAGCCAGTTGGCCAAGGCCAAGCGCAAGGACGCCGTGCACACCTTCCTGGCCGACGTCTATCAGCGCCTGGGCCAAACCGCGATTTCGCGCCAGCAGTACGAACGGGCCTTGGCCATCAACCCCGAAAACACCTCGGCCATGCTGGGCCTGGCCACCCTCAGCCGCTTCGACGGCGATCTGGACAAAGCCAGCCAACTGCTCGACCGCGTGCTCGTCCTGGAGCCGACCAGCCTGGTGGCCCTGGTCTCGCGGGGGCAACTCCACGAACAGGCCGACCAGCCGACCCAGGCCGAGGCCGACTATCGCCAGGCCCTGCGTCAAAACGCCGATTTCGTCCCGGCCATCAACAACCTGGCCTATCTGCTGGCCGGCCAGGGCGGCGACAAGAACCTCAACGAGGCGCTGACCCTGGCCCAGCGGGCCAAGCGCCTCTCGCCCAGTGATCCCAGGGTGTTGGACACCCTGGGTTGGGTGCTCAGCCTGCGCGGCGCTCACGCCAGCGCCCTGCCCGAGTTGGAAGAGGCCCGCAAGCTCGCCCCCACCGACGCCTCGGTGTATTATCACCTGGGCAGCACCCTGGCCAAGATGGGCCGGGCCAATGAGGCCAAAAAGGCCCTGCGCGACGGTCTCGCGCAAAAGGGCGACCAAACCACCCGCCAGGAGATCCAGAAGCTCTTGCAAGAGCTGGGCGGCGGCGAGTAG
- a CDS encoding glycosyltransferase, with protein sequence MTEKNITVLHVCASLATGGLERVVLELARSAPSVGLRAQVAVMSGGGALQPAVEAVGAKVHLLGKAPGLRPEVAWRLAAVARATGAAIIHAHNQGPMLYAGLAGLILGRPVIGTRHGQSRTDQTWGPQRRYRALSRLAGRLCRYTVCVGGDALAVAATVDRLPRERLRLIHNGVDTDLLRPDDVARARVRVELGLTPDDFVIVAVGRLAREKDLPAALAAFELVQAPHARLLLVGEGDQRPALEELIRARGLAGRARLVGERRDVPAVLAAADAFVNSSRSEGLSMAILEAMSVGLPVAATAVGGTVELVAEGVNGFLAPAGQAAALGRALAALAADPALAARLGARGRRIVVERFSLAAMAQAYAGLYAEALA encoded by the coding sequence GTGACAGAAAAAAACATAACCGTGCTACATGTCTGCGCATCTTTGGCCACCGGCGGGCTGGAGCGGGTCGTGTTGGAGTTGGCGCGTAGCGCGCCCTCGGTGGGCCTGCGCGCCCAGGTGGCGGTGATGAGCGGCGGCGGCGCGTTGCAGCCGGCGGTGGAGGCGGTCGGGGCCAAGGTGCACCTGCTGGGCAAGGCCCCTGGCCTGCGGCCGGAGGTGGCCTGGCGGCTTGCCGCCGTGGCCAGGGCCACGGGCGCGGCGATCATCCACGCCCACAACCAGGGCCCCATGCTCTACGCCGGCCTGGCCGGGTTGATCCTGGGCCGGCCGGTGATCGGCACGCGCCACGGCCAGAGCCGCACCGACCAGACCTGGGGCCCCCAGCGGCGCTATCGGGCGCTCAGCCGCCTGGCCGGGCGGCTGTGTCGCTACACCGTTTGCGTGGGGGGCGACGCCTTGGCCGTGGCCGCCACGGTCGATCGCCTGCCCAGAGAGCGCCTGCGCTTGATCCACAACGGCGTCGACACCGATCTGCTGCGGCCCGACGACGTGGCCCGGGCCAGGGTGCGGGTCGAGTTGGGTTTGACGCCGGATGATTTCGTCATCGTGGCCGTGGGTCGCCTGGCCCGCGAAAAAGACCTGCCCGCGGCGCTGGCGGCCTTTGAGTTGGTCCAAGCGCCCCACGCGCGGCTGTTGCTGGTGGGCGAGGGCGATCAGCGACCGGCGCTGGAGGAGTTGATCCGGGCGCGGGGTCTGGCCGGGCGGGCGCGACTGGTGGGCGAACGCCGCGACGTGCCGGCGGTTTTGGCCGCCGCCGACGCCTTTGTCAACAGCTCGCGCAGCGAGGGCCTGTCCATGGCCATTCTGGAGGCCATGTCCGTGGGCCTGCCGGTGGCGGCCACCGCCGTCGGCGGCACGGTGGAACTCGTCGCCGAGGGCGTCAACGGCTTTCTTGCGCCGGCTGGCCAGGCCGCGGCCCTGGGCCGGGCGCTGGCCGCGCTGGCCGCGGATCCGGCCCTGGCTGCCCGCCTGGGCGCGCGCGGTCGGCGCATTGTTGTGGAGCGCTTCAGCCTGGCGGCCATGGCCCAGGCCTACGCCGGGCTCTATGCCGAGGCGTTGGCCTAA
- a CDS encoding glycosyltransferase family 2 protein, translating to MDQEPLVSVLIPAYNMADTLGQAVESLLAQDYPRFEAIIIDDGSTDQTAQVARRYLPGGPHADGRVSLISQANGGKPAALNAGLARARGQLVAILDADDTWPPASLSLRVSALLARPDAVAVYADANYMDFAGNVYRTRRSRPFRTMGQLIASVICPVIGASLMARMAVLRDIGPLDPSFTRSDDAYLNAEVFRRGKMIHQPGVVLNYRNYPRPENIRLRLLSWRCDLRLARRHFRGPARWYYLAKLTLVMLLKVGYELVTAKK from the coding sequence ATGGACCAAGAGCCCCTAGTTTCGGTGTTGATTCCGGCCTATAACATGGCCGACACCCTGGGCCAGGCCGTGGAGAGCCTCTTGGCCCAGGATTATCCCCGCTTCGAGGCCATCATCATCGACGACGGCTCCACCGATCAGACCGCCCAGGTCGCCCGGCGCTACCTGCCCGGCGGCCCCCACGCCGATGGCCGCGTCAGCCTGATCAGCCAGGCCAACGGTGGTAAGCCGGCCGCCCTCAACGCCGGCCTGGCCCGCGCGCGCGGCCAACTCGTGGCCATCCTCGACGCCGACGACACCTGGCCGCCCGCCAGCCTGAGCCTGCGCGTGAGCGCCCTCCTGGCCCGGCCCGACGCCGTGGCCGTCTACGCCGACGCCAACTACATGGATTTCGCGGGCAATGTCTACCGCACGCGGCGCTCGCGGCCCTTTCGCACCATGGGCCAGCTCATCGCCAGCGTCATCTGCCCGGTGATCGGGGCCAGCCTGATGGCGCGCATGGCGGTGCTGCGCGACATCGGTCCGCTGGACCCTTCGTTCACGCGCTCCGACGACGCCTACCTCAACGCCGAAGTCTTTCGCCGGGGCAAGATGATCCACCAGCCCGGCGTGGTTCTCAATTATCGCAACTATCCCCGCCCCGAAAACATCCGCCTGCGCCTGCTGTCGTGGCGCTGCGACCTGCGCCTGGCGCGGCGGCATTTTCGCGGGCCGGCCCGTTGGTACTATCTGGCCAAGCTCACGCTGGTGATGTTGTTGAAAGTTGGCTACGAGCTGGTCACGGCCAAAAAATAG
- a CDS encoding AGE family epimerase/isomerase produces MRRIGKATIILAIVLAAWPAMAGPPTSPAHAGLFAPAQTKGELPIEVRANPQVLGQIIVASFGLPFPPGYVSDPKNIALFDNLGMEMPIRVDVLARWPQPVPGAGSIRAARIQFRTLMGASTPRTYVVRWGAPRAENELDAWPGRTDWVSLDNGGYPAGAISEPPLMVTLPAAWLGKCLLKGPLRPAFEDCASDLYDRAMHYHFKVAVNEVSPELPAKRHIDFANDHEPWLYDRGATFFVTYFRSGKFEHFNQAHRAAQYYASRIGPDGGFGLLPAERRHDVKYAYIECLLFDYWLTGDETLLATAKAIAPAFGGWNYRYKPDGGFWTERNLAFSLLGATAYYEMTGDPKALATARDIFEAGYQLQQDPPPGAPRGTGCLPHLGRAHDARGLEDAWVCSPWMSALYLDAMLRYYLISGDARVERAAMDLGRFIAVHGLHQANMHANRPDVTVPYYLINPDGGPVRAEVDPWSGRMHAPEVYFMLVAADYFGRKLGRPDPAVAQAMARLRPTVDWVFEPAVQAHNRDAAGMPKLPLSPPRRFNWWFRVTAGTDWYQSQK; encoded by the coding sequence ATGAGGCGAATCGGAAAAGCGACCATCATCCTGGCTATCGTGCTGGCCGCCTGGCCGGCCATGGCCGGGCCGCCAACCAGCCCGGCCCATGCCGGCTTGTTCGCGCCGGCCCAGACCAAGGGCGAACTGCCCATCGAGGTGCGGGCCAACCCGCAGGTTCTGGGCCAGATCATCGTGGCCAGCTTTGGCCTGCCCTTCCCGCCGGGTTACGTCTCCGACCCCAAAAACATCGCCCTGTTCGACAACCTGGGCATGGAGATGCCCATCCGCGTGGACGTGCTGGCCCGCTGGCCCCAGCCCGTGCCCGGCGCGGGCAGCATCCGCGCGGCGCGCATCCAGTTCCGCACGCTCATGGGCGCCAGCACCCCGCGCACCTACGTGGTCCGCTGGGGCGCTCCCCGCGCCGAAAACGAGCTCGACGCCTGGCCCGGCCGCACCGATTGGGTTTCTCTGGACAACGGCGGCTATCCGGCCGGCGCGATCAGCGAGCCGCCCCTGATGGTGACCCTGCCCGCCGCCTGGTTGGGCAAGTGCCTGCTCAAGGGGCCCCTGCGGCCGGCCTTCGAGGATTGCGCCTCCGACCTCTACGACCGGGCCATGCACTATCACTTCAAGGTGGCCGTCAACGAAGTCTCGCCCGAGCTGCCGGCCAAGCGACACATCGATTTCGCCAACGATCACGAGCCGTGGCTCTACGACCGAGGCGCGACCTTTTTCGTGACCTACTTTCGTAGCGGCAAGTTCGAGCACTTCAACCAGGCCCACCGGGCCGCCCAATACTACGCCTCGCGCATCGGCCCCGACGGCGGCTTCGGCCTGCTGCCCGCCGAGCGCCGCCACGACGTGAAATACGCCTACATCGAATGCCTGCTTTTTGATTATTGGCTCACCGGCGACGAAACGCTTTTGGCCACGGCCAAGGCCATCGCGCCGGCCTTTGGCGGCTGGAATTATCGCTACAAGCCCGACGGCGGTTTCTGGACCGAGCGTAACCTGGCCTTTTCGCTTTTGGGCGCCACTGCCTATTACGAAATGACCGGCGACCCCAAGGCCCTGGCCACGGCCCGCGATATCTTCGAGGCCGGCTACCAGCTCCAGCAAGACCCGCCGCCCGGCGCGCCGCGCGGCACGGGTTGCCTGCCCCACCTGGGCCGGGCCCACGACGCCAGGGGCCTGGAGGACGCCTGGGTTTGCAGCCCGTGGATGAGCGCGCTCTACCTCGACGCCATGCTGCGCTATTACCTGATCAGCGGCGACGCGCGCGTGGAGCGCGCGGCCATGGACCTGGGCCGCTTCATCGCCGTCCACGGCCTGCACCAGGCCAACATGCACGCCAACAGGCCCGATGTCACCGTGCCTTATTACCTGATCAACCCAGACGGCGGGCCGGTGCGCGCCGAGGTGGATCCCTGGTCGGGCCGCATGCACGCTCCCGAGGTCTACTTCATGCTGGTGGCGGCCGACTATTTCGGCCGCAAGCTGGGCCGGCCCGATCCGGCCGTGGCCCAGGCCATGGCCCGCCTGCGGCCCACGGTGGATTGGGTCTTCGAGCCGGCCGTGCAGGCCCACAACCGCGACGCCGCCGGCATGCCCAAGTTGCCCCTCTCGCCGCCGCGCCGCTTCAACTGGTGGTTTCGCGTCACCGCCGGCACCGACTGGTACCAGAGCCAGAAATGA